The following are from one region of the Candidatus Trichorickettsia mobilis genome:
- the lspA gene encoding signal peptidase II, with product MRNHVFIIYRAFSIIIKLILIDQAIKWWFISYLIQQPARLLRVTSFLDIVYVWNYGISFGIFKNYLQYSNIVFIVLNSIIILYLCYGLLKLKSVTSFWGYSFIIGGAIGNVIDRCYRGAVFDFICFHYQNNYWFPVFNLADSFIFIGVMLVLYDLYKTKKNIEEKEKQIYDDLAAKAEAIRNASDAKIDKNK from the coding sequence ATTCGTAATCATGTTTTCATTATTTATCGTGCTTTTTCAATTATAATTAAGTTAATACTTATAGATCAAGCAATAAAATGGTGGTTTATCTCGTATTTAATTCAACAACCAGCAAGATTACTAAGAGTTACTAGTTTTTTAGATATAGTATATGTTTGGAACTACGGTATTAGTTTTGGCATATTTAAGAATTATCTTCAATATAGTAATATAGTATTCATAGTGCTTAACAGCATTATTATTTTATACCTATGCTACGGCTTATTAAAACTTAAATCTGTTACAAGTTTTTGGGGATATAGCTTTATTATCGGTGGTGCTATTGGTAATGTAATTGATCGTTGCTACCGTGGAGCAGTGTTTGATTTTATTTGTTTTCATTATCAAAATAATTATTGGTTCCCGGTGTTTAATCTGGCAGACAGCTTTATTTTCATTGGAGTGATGTTAGTATTATATGATCTTTATAAAACTAAAAAAAATATTGAAGAAAAAGAAAAACAAATTTATGATGACCTAGCCGCAAAAGCAGAAGCAATTCGTAATGCCAGCGATGCTAAAATTGATAAAAATAAGTAA
- a CDS encoding autotransporter domain-containing protein, translated as MIKQTKFLQKFLATASALAVIAGGTSNALGAAAGVNTGGGGGAINLNAIIAAPNVNNNWLIFNAADTVTVNAGSAPRIGGIDVAVNPGGPTVINNDITIGSISGVAAGFMAVNIAGGRTLTLDGNAFGAIAANTYNKLGEITFNAGSELVVNADNVTLTGPFTPSAAGRGLIIVDANNVTIRGAITPAKGISGLKLGANATVNLQAAAGFANAGTAIELGNGSTLTVTGGRAISGITFNEEINGTAPDQGTLIFTGGNSTITNVAIGVTNKIHELRIASAHELDTDSAEIKATKINFADDGILKVSGGRVTGDIDNTNGIANIGTLNINNATGVTGTIGATKALKVVSFDAAGAMDVTGNAKAQTFVVNNAAAAVTAGGTITGNIDFTKAGGTLNAGGGLITGAIDSTLGGANGTLNFTVNGGVTGAIGTTNPLHAINVKNGITATLSADIVKAATITIGEAGGAGTLVRGGNVDFTLNPAGVNIAFAHADSVLKLQSTGGASKTITLNTINPGALGKGIVELHANGAGSKLVIVGGAAGQTLGTGANKLKELRVSGTGSNDTMTIIAGGANAVDLTNVNVLNIKRGAILWDQSKTAVNIAVINIGEAGAGGAGGLALDATDGNFALLNGTAINFGHADSQLVLGHDNPGADRTITLHNNLVGAGDNQGIVKLWSKQAAKQLIIAKNGVETIGTSKLNRIQELIIDGPGSTAINPKVYTKNLTFDDIGAVNFIGGVDQGTGGNIYVNENVTVHGNIDGIDTNIYLQDKVLTYNKGTATLTGNVIVNTNLKAGGGIGQIKVDATGGATELNLSKATSVTINLNGTSDLVDTGKSYSLFEATNGGVITAGFPAPTLANNDTKALAWTSSATAVLSNAIAPVPDNNVPPDNNVPIIVNVNDGNKYVQWVEDPVTHNITAINNSTKGLQNDFGKTNPGIVKALTGADLTSDAGNLVNDLGKAPDQATKGKIVDSMSVVAPTAGVAEAVAEATTGAVQATQNVIGNRMHSLPGAASAAVKVSEGMGVAAGDEFTAERYGIWGSPFYGQSTQKKKGDAPGYKGKSGGGTIGFDCLANDNLALGMALTAISTKFDHKNQKLGDTTKVESTLFSIYGVQQLPENWFVQAIASFGSSRVRNYEKRVISSTLSQTALGKYNSTNYSGEILGGYRYTLPDANTTLTPMVGFRYAKFNDSGYTETGTNRRNLTVSKKSIDKIEGVIGARASFLHQVKDVLLMPEVHGFVSQDFKGKAAKVDARLNGALAPMPTKISKPEKTFVNLGTSLTIKYRMMEYGIGYDAHLAKKYVGHQGSIKIRVNF; from the coding sequence ATGATTAAACAAACAAAATTTTTACAAAAATTCCTGGCTACCGCCTCAGCATTAGCTGTAATAGCTGGAGGAACAAGTAATGCATTGGGTGCTGCAGCAGGAGTAAATACCGGCGGCGGTGGCGGTGCTATAAATCTTAACGCTATAATAGCTGCGCCAAACGTAAATAATAATTGGCTAATTTTCAATGCTGCTGATACAGTTACCGTTAATGCAGGATCAGCACCAAGAATAGGTGGGATAGATGTAGCAGTTAATCCTGGTGGTCCTACTGTAATAAATAACGACATTACTATAGGCTCCATTTCAGGTGTTGCTGCCGGATTTATGGCTGTTAATATTGCTGGTGGCAGAACATTAACCTTGGATGGTAACGCTTTCGGCGCAATTGCAGCAAATACCTACAATAAATTAGGAGAGATAACATTTAATGCAGGTTCCGAGCTAGTTGTTAATGCTGACAATGTTACTTTAACAGGCCCTTTTACTCCTAGTGCTGCAGGACGAGGCCTTATAATAGTCGATGCCAATAATGTAACCATTAGAGGTGCAATTACTCCAGCAAAAGGAATATCAGGTTTAAAACTTGGAGCTAATGCCACTGTGAATCTACAAGCAGCAGCTGGCTTTGCCAATGCTGGAACTGCTATAGAATTAGGTAACGGCTCAACACTAACTGTTACTGGTGGTCGTGCTATTAGCGGTATAACTTTTAATGAAGAAATTAATGGAACTGCTCCAGATCAAGGTACTCTTATTTTTACCGGTGGTAATTCCACAATTACAAATGTAGCCATTGGTGTTACTAACAAGATCCATGAACTTAGAATTGCAAGTGCTCATGAATTAGATACTGATTCTGCAGAAATTAAAGCCACAAAAATTAATTTTGCTGATGATGGAATATTAAAAGTAAGCGGTGGTCGTGTAACTGGTGATATAGATAATACTAACGGTATAGCCAATATCGGCACACTAAACATTAATAATGCTACCGGAGTAACCGGAACGATAGGAGCAACCAAAGCTCTGAAAGTAGTTAGTTTTGATGCAGCTGGAGCTATGGACGTAACCGGGAACGCTAAGGCTCAGACTTTTGTCGTTAATAACGCCGCAGCGGCAGTAACAGCTGGTGGTACAATCACTGGTAATATAGATTTCACTAAAGCTGGAGGTACATTGAATGCTGGTGGAGGATTAATTACTGGTGCAATTGATTCTACTCTTGGTGGAGCAAACGGAACCTTGAACTTTACTGTAAATGGTGGAGTAACTGGCGCTATTGGTACTACTAATCCATTACATGCAATTAATGTAAAGAATGGAATTACAGCAACTTTATCCGCTGACATCGTGAAAGCTGCCACTATTACTATCGGTGAAGCTGGTGGAGCTGGTACGTTAGTACGTGGTGGAAACGTAGATTTTACTCTTAATCCAGCTGGTGTTAATATAGCATTTGCTCATGCTGATTCGGTATTGAAGTTACAAAGCACTGGTGGTGCTTCAAAAACTATTACCTTAAATACTATTAACCCAGGTGCTCTTGGTAAAGGAATAGTAGAATTACACGCAAATGGTGCTGGTAGTAAGTTAGTAATTGTTGGTGGTGCAGCTGGTCAAACATTAGGCACTGGTGCTAATAAGTTAAAAGAATTGAGAGTTAGCGGTACCGGTAGCAACGACACCATGACCATTATTGCTGGCGGAGCTAATGCAGTTGATCTTACTAATGTTAATGTATTAAATATAAAAAGAGGCGCAATACTCTGGGATCAAAGTAAGACTGCTGTTAATATTGCAGTAATTAATATTGGTGAAGCTGGTGCTGGTGGTGCCGGTGGTCTAGCGCTAGATGCTACTGACGGTAACTTTGCTCTACTTAATGGTACGGCAATTAATTTTGGCCATGCTGACTCGCAGTTAGTTCTTGGTCATGATAATCCTGGAGCAGATAGAACCATTACTTTACACAACAATTTAGTGGGGGCTGGAGATAACCAAGGAATAGTGAAGCTTTGGTCTAAGCAAGCTGCTAAACAGTTAATCATTGCAAAAAATGGTGTAGAAACAATTGGTACTTCTAAGCTCAATAGAATCCAAGAGTTAATTATTGATGGCCCTGGTAGTACTGCTATCAATCCAAAAGTTTATACTAAGAACTTAACCTTCGATGATATTGGTGCAGTTAATTTTATTGGCGGAGTAGATCAAGGTACTGGCGGTAATATTTATGTAAATGAGAATGTTACCGTGCACGGAAATATTGATGGAATTGATACTAACATTTACCTTCAAGACAAGGTCTTAACCTATAATAAAGGTACAGCAACTCTTACTGGTAACGTAATAGTAAATACTAATCTAAAAGCTGGTGGTGGTATTGGTCAGATCAAAGTCGATGCTACTGGTGGAGCTACGGAGTTGAATTTATCAAAAGCAACATCAGTTACTATTAATTTAAACGGTACTTCAGATTTAGTCGATACCGGTAAAAGCTATTCATTATTCGAAGCTACTAATGGCGGAGTAATCACTGCTGGATTTCCAGCGCCGACATTAGCTAACAATGATACAAAGGCTTTAGCTTGGACATCTAGCGCTACAGCAGTATTATCAAATGCTATAGCACCAGTCCCTGATAATAATGTACCTCCAGACAATAACGTACCTATTATAGTTAATGTTAATGATGGTAATAAGTATGTACAGTGGGTAGAAGATCCTGTTACTCACAATATTACTGCTATCAATAATTCAACAAAAGGGTTGCAGAATGATTTTGGTAAAACTAACCCTGGAATAGTAAAAGCCCTCACCGGTGCTGACTTAACAAGTGATGCCGGAAATTTAGTAAATGACCTAGGTAAAGCTCCTGATCAGGCAACAAAAGGTAAAATAGTAGATAGTATGAGCGTAGTGGCGCCTACAGCAGGTGTGGCAGAAGCTGTAGCAGAAGCTACTACTGGAGCTGTACAAGCCACACAAAACGTAATCGGTAACAGAATGCATAGCCTACCTGGAGCCGCTAGTGCAGCAGTAAAAGTTTCTGAAGGTATGGGTGTTGCTGCTGGTGATGAATTCACTGCGGAGCGTTATGGTATTTGGGGTAGTCCATTTTATGGTCAATCAACACAAAAGAAAAAAGGTGATGCTCCTGGATATAAAGGTAAGTCTGGCGGTGGTACGATTGGGTTTGATTGTTTAGCTAATGATAATTTAGCTTTGGGAATGGCATTAACGGCTATTAGTACCAAATTTGATCATAAAAATCAAAAATTAGGTGATACCACGAAAGTTGAGAGCACATTATTCTCAATATATGGGGTACAGCAATTACCTGAAAATTGGTTTGTTCAAGCTATTGCTTCATTTGGCTCAAGTAGAGTGCGTAACTATGAAAAGCGTGTAATAAGTTCTACTTTAAGCCAAACTGCGCTTGGAAAATATAATTCAACTAACTATAGTGGAGAAATATTAGGAGGCTATAGATACACATTACCTGATGCAAATACTACGCTTACTCCGATGGTGGGTTTTAGATACGCCAAATTTAATGATAGTGGTTATACTGAAACCGGTACTAATCGCAGAAATTTAACGGTCAGTAAAAAATCAATTGATAAAATTGAGGGAGTTATTGGCGCTAGGGCTTCATTCTTACATCAGGTAAAAGATGTACTATTAATGCCAGAGGTGCATGGTTTTGTAAGCCAAGATTTTAAAGGGAAGGCAGCAAAAGTTGATGCAAGATTAAATGGAGCATTAGCACCAATGCCAACAAAAATTTCTAAGCCTGAAAAAACCTTTGTCAATCTTGGTACAAGCTTAACTATAAAATATCGGATGATGGAATATGGTATCGGCTATGATGCGCATTTGGCAAAAAAATATGTAGGACATCAAGGTTCTATAAAAATCAGGGTTAATTTCTAA
- the fliF gene encoding flagellar basal-body MS-ring/collar protein FliF, translated as MPVIIQFFKDMSHVRLAAVCLGILTFVLLFIVYISKISGKDMALLYSELEAEDSGKIIQELESKNIPYQLLDDGHTIKVPRDQVVKARVNLAQAGIPNKGSIVGYEIFDKEDSIGTTNFSQNVKMVRALEGEIARTIASFEQVDKVRVHLVLPQKEIFSKERLDPRASVIIRFKNKKNFNKAEVDAVSHFIVTAVPGLDIKNVTIVDSYGKSLKLGAQDEEAEFSGARGEEYRVAYENRLKKVIEDLLEQSLGAGKAKAQVAVEMNFDRTVINTESYDPDSAVIRSVQTMDERESTPVGGEDNVDISVANNIPGGGAGGAQNQNLATTEKSDQTTNYEISRTVKNQISESGVVTKLSIGVLVDGTYKPNAETQKTDYIPRSNDEIEKITNLVKVAVGFDAERKDKIEVINMQFNSDLNLFDTEEEPHWLKDELPNLFQTLVFAVVVVLILVTVIRPITLKAFEVKRANDNLLTGLGISGDMATSSFDVGGGGGMPGGGSEAYDSGKVGERTSLKSEANTQRINELVVFYPQEMLNVLRKWLDEGK; from the coding sequence ATGCCAGTTATAATTCAATTTTTTAAAGATATGAGTCATGTACGACTTGCGGCTGTTTGCCTAGGTATACTGACTTTTGTCTTGTTATTTATAGTGTACATCTCAAAAATCTCTGGTAAGGATATGGCTTTGCTGTATTCAGAATTAGAAGCAGAAGATAGCGGTAAAATTATACAAGAGCTTGAGAGTAAAAATATACCATATCAGTTGTTAGATGATGGTCATACTATCAAAGTGCCTAGAGATCAAGTAGTAAAGGCTAGAGTAAATTTAGCTCAAGCAGGGATACCTAATAAGGGTTCAATAGTTGGTTACGAGATTTTTGACAAGGAAGATAGTATTGGTACTACTAATTTCTCGCAGAATGTTAAGATGGTTAGGGCGCTTGAGGGAGAAATTGCTAGAACTATTGCTTCTTTCGAACAAGTGGATAAGGTCAGAGTGCATTTAGTGCTGCCACAGAAAGAGATTTTCTCTAAAGAGCGTTTGGATCCTCGTGCTTCTGTAATAATTCGCTTTAAAAACAAAAAAAACTTTAATAAAGCTGAGGTGGATGCTGTAAGTCACTTTATAGTCACTGCTGTACCAGGTTTAGATATCAAAAATGTGACAATTGTAGATAGCTACGGTAAATCTCTCAAGCTTGGTGCTCAAGATGAAGAAGCAGAATTTTCTGGCGCTCGTGGTGAAGAATATCGCGTCGCCTACGAAAATAGATTAAAAAAAGTGATAGAAGATTTATTAGAACAATCTTTGGGGGCTGGTAAAGCTAAAGCTCAAGTAGCGGTAGAAATGAATTTCGATCGCACAGTTATTAATACAGAATCATATGATCCTGATAGTGCGGTAATACGTTCAGTGCAAACTATGGACGAACGAGAAAGTACTCCCGTAGGTGGTGAAGATAATGTTGATATCTCGGTAGCCAATAATATACCTGGTGGTGGTGCTGGAGGAGCGCAAAATCAAAATCTTGCTACTACCGAAAAGAGCGATCAGACCACCAATTATGAAATATCTAGAACTGTTAAAAACCAAATTAGTGAAAGTGGTGTTGTTACTAAATTATCTATTGGAGTGCTGGTTGATGGTACTTACAAACCTAATGCTGAAACTCAGAAAACGGACTATATTCCAAGAAGTAATGACGAAATTGAAAAAATTACTAATTTAGTAAAAGTAGCAGTTGGTTTTGATGCGGAGCGTAAAGATAAAATAGAAGTTATAAACATGCAATTTAACAGTGATCTTAATCTATTCGACACAGAAGAAGAGCCTCATTGGTTAAAAGACGAGCTACCTAATCTATTCCAAACTTTAGTGTTTGCTGTTGTAGTAGTATTGATTTTAGTGACGGTAATTAGACCTATTACTTTAAAAGCATTTGAAGTAAAACGCGCTAATGATAATTTGTTAACAGGTCTTGGAATATCAGGAGATATGGCTACATCTTCCTTTGATGTAGGAGGCGGTGGCGGTATGCCTGGAGGTGGTAGCGAGGCGTATGACTCTGGAAAAGTTGGCGAACGAACTTCCTTGAAATCTGAAGCTAATACGCAACGTATTAATGAACTTGTAGTGTTTTATCCACAAGAAATGCTCAATGTCTTAAGAAAATGGTTAGATGAAGGGAAATAA
- a CDS encoding sodium-dependent bicarbonate transport family permease: MELFTSFTENLLSPPILFFSLGVIAGLLKSDLEVPEQISRFLVMYIMMAIGFKGGIAIAETNTINSAVIFTILAGMGTGFIQPFIGYYILKLTTKLDDLTAAAVAAHYGSISMVTFVTAVSFLGINSIVYSGYIVAVLSLMEAPAIVSGLLIAYKSQPRVAKDNPQSLLKLMQEIATNGSILLLMGSFLVGWMSGAKSMEKMEGFLITPFYGILTFFLLDMGLLVSRHLSDLKEFNLKLVIFGIGMPLIGGVIGIALSVLIELDLGTGFLFTVLISSASYIVVTAAMRTALPQAKAAIYVPMSLAITFPFNITIGIPMYFAMAQKFLG, translated from the coding sequence ATGGAATTATTTACTTCTTTTACTGAAAATTTATTATCACCTCCTATATTATTTTTTTCTCTTGGGGTTATCGCAGGCCTTTTAAAGTCAGATTTAGAAGTACCAGAACAAATTAGTCGATTTCTTGTCATGTATATAATGATGGCAATAGGTTTTAAAGGTGGAATCGCAATTGCAGAAACAAATACTATTAATAGCGCAGTTATTTTTACTATTCTTGCAGGTATGGGTACTGGTTTTATTCAGCCATTTATTGGCTATTATATATTGAAATTAACAACAAAGTTAGATGATTTGACAGCAGCAGCTGTAGCTGCTCATTATGGCTCTATAAGTATGGTAACATTTGTAACTGCTGTAAGTTTTTTGGGAATAAATTCTATTGTTTATTCAGGATATATTGTCGCAGTACTTTCTTTAATGGAAGCTCCAGCTATTGTAAGTGGTTTGTTAATTGCATATAAATCTCAGCCAAGAGTAGCAAAGGATAACCCTCAATCGCTATTGAAGCTTATGCAAGAAATAGCAACCAATGGATCAATATTGCTATTAATGGGGTCGTTTCTTGTAGGGTGGATGTCAGGAGCTAAAAGCATGGAAAAAATGGAAGGATTTTTAATCACTCCATTTTATGGAATCTTAACATTTTTCTTACTAGATATGGGATTACTAGTTTCAAGGCATTTATCTGATTTAAAAGAGTTTAATCTGAAGTTAGTTATATTTGGTATTGGCATGCCTTTAATAGGCGGAGTAATTGGTATAGCTTTGAGTGTGCTTATAGAGTTGGACTTAGGCACCGGCTTTTTATTTACAGTGCTAATTTCTAGTGCATCTTATATTGTAGTAACTGCAGCAATGCGTACTGCCTTGCCACAAGCTAAGGCAGCTATTTATGTACCAATGTCCCTTGCAATTACCTTCCCATTTAATATCACTATAGGAATACCAATGTATTTTGCTATGGCTCAGAAATTTCTAGGTTAA
- the fliG gene encoding flagellar motor switch protein FliG has protein sequence MSIAAKDIFRLTGAQKVAIVLLSMSEENATKIFSLMTEEEIKEISHAMSRLGSINPEVVDKLLGQLHTDLTESAIFLGNLHTTERLLEKVLDKDHVQSLMDEIRGPQGRNTWEKLGNVSEEMLALYFRNEHPQTAALVLSKLAPEQAAKVLSHLPDSFAFEVITRILNIGNVKTEVLEKVEKILRVEFISSIGRTQEYDSFEMIAEIFNSLDRNSESKYMAMLESSSPEAAVRIKDLMFTFEDLVKIDAKGIQKLLRNVEKSRLTIALKGAGEALQKVIFASMSQRAAKIILEELEAIGPIRVREVDLARTEIVNIAKALINNGEIDVVVDSKDEFIT, from the coding sequence ATGAGTATTGCTGCTAAAGATATTTTTAGATTAACTGGAGCCCAAAAGGTAGCGATAGTACTTTTGTCAATGTCAGAAGAAAATGCTACCAAGATATTTTCTCTAATGACTGAAGAAGAAATCAAAGAAATATCTCATGCAATGTCACGTTTAGGTTCTATTAATCCAGAAGTAGTGGATAAATTATTAGGACAATTGCATACTGATTTAACAGAGAGTGCTATATTTTTAGGTAATTTGCATACTACGGAAAGATTGTTGGAAAAAGTCCTAGATAAAGACCATGTTCAATCATTAATGGATGAGATACGTGGTCCACAAGGTAGAAATACTTGGGAAAAATTAGGGAATGTTAGTGAAGAAATGTTGGCGTTATATTTCCGTAATGAACATCCACAAACGGCGGCTTTAGTATTATCAAAATTAGCGCCTGAACAAGCGGCCAAAGTACTGAGTCATCTGCCTGATAGTTTTGCTTTTGAGGTTATTACTAGAATATTAAATATTGGAAATGTAAAAACTGAGGTTTTAGAAAAAGTTGAAAAAATATTACGAGTTGAGTTTATTAGTAGTATAGGTAGAACACAAGAATATGATAGTTTTGAAATGATAGCTGAAATATTTAATAGCTTAGACCGTAATAGTGAAAGTAAGTATATGGCTATGCTTGAGTCTAGTTCTCCTGAAGCTGCTGTTCGTATTAAAGATTTAATGTTTACTTTTGAAGACTTGGTAAAAATTGATGCAAAAGGAATACAAAAATTATTACGTAACGTTGAAAAATCAAGGTTAACTATAGCATTAAAGGGTGCAGGAGAAGCTTTACAAAAAGTTATATTTGCTAGTATGTCGCAACGAGCAGCAAAAATCATATTAGAAGAATTAGAAGCTATTGGTCCTATCAGAGTGAGAGAAGTAGATTTAGCTCGTACCGAGATTGTTAATATAGCAAAAGCGCTTATTAATAATGGTGAGATAGATGTTGTCGTTGATAGTAAAGATGAATTTATAACATAG
- a CDS encoding DUF2312 domain-containing protein, with the protein MTEVIAIEQLKQYISKIEKLEHSKLELAEDIKEVFAEAKANGFDVKTMKQVLKLKKLDKNKLAEQEAILELYRQALDL; encoded by the coding sequence ATGACAGAAGTAATTGCTATAGAACAGTTAAAGCAATATATTAGTAAAATTGAAAAACTGGAACACTCTAAATTAGAATTAGCTGAAGATATAAAAGAAGTCTTTGCTGAAGCAAAAGCTAATGGATTTGATGTGAAAACCATGAAGCAAGTATTAAAATTAAAGAAGCTTGACAAGAATAAACTGGCAGAACAAGAAGCTATATTAGAGCTTTATAGACAAGCTTTAGATTTATAG
- a CDS encoding M23 family metallopeptidase, which yields MYSNFPEITLISSVGFRTRPRRNLTYLSIFLFLALAGFASISIKNYISRTTFFSLIEPEELVYEDKILTENATVTVKKGDTLKSILTKQGLTSTEIAQIIKAVTSKNNIAASLKIGQKISFDYTLNIIENDDDLTAETRTLTKVIVVLDKINSVEIIKVDDNFLAKNTAIPLNKFVAKSSVIINSSFISALKDLGLGANNIIELVNAYSYQIDFQRQIQRGDKITVITEKFMTESGQFSHHGKVLYVSLKLADKEYNIYRYSLLGDANYGFFSEDGKSVKRSLLKTPVNIVRVSSHYGNRKHPTLGFTKLHRGIDFAAPDGTPIYAAGDGVITEIGWKSGYGKFIQIKHSSNLSTAYAHASNFAKNLHAGSKVKQGQVIAYVGRTGRTTGSHLHYEVKIAGKHVNPMSIKTTPGIELTGKKLAQFQNFKNKIRALSTKLEATPILAADRDVTLSAR from the coding sequence ATGTATAGCAACTTTCCTGAAATCACTCTTATTTCATCAGTTGGCTTCCGCACCAGGCCAAGACGCAATCTTACTTATTTATCAATTTTTTTATTTCTAGCTTTAGCTGGGTTTGCGTCTATATCAATTAAAAATTATATAAGTCGCACAACTTTCTTTTCTTTAATTGAACCAGAAGAATTAGTTTATGAAGATAAAATATTAACAGAAAACGCTACCGTAACGGTAAAAAAAGGTGATACCTTAAAATCTATACTTACCAAACAAGGTCTTACGTCAACAGAAATAGCACAAATCATTAAAGCAGTCACATCTAAGAATAATATAGCAGCTAGTTTAAAGATTGGACAAAAAATATCTTTTGATTACACATTAAATATTATTGAAAATGATGATGATCTAACCGCAGAGACTCGTACCTTAACTAAAGTAATCGTAGTGCTTGATAAAATCAATTCTGTAGAAATAATTAAAGTAGATGATAATTTTCTAGCTAAAAACACTGCTATCCCACTCAATAAATTTGTTGCAAAATCTTCTGTGATCATTAACAGCAGTTTTATTTCTGCACTAAAGGATCTTGGCCTTGGTGCTAATAATATAATAGAATTAGTTAATGCTTATAGCTATCAGATAGATTTTCAGCGACAAATTCAACGTGGAGACAAAATTACGGTCATTACTGAAAAATTTATGACTGAATCTGGTCAATTTTCACATCATGGTAAAGTTTTGTATGTATCTTTAAAATTGGCTGACAAAGAATATAATATATATCGTTATTCATTGCTAGGCGATGCTAATTACGGTTTCTTCTCTGAAGATGGTAAAAGTGTAAAAAGAAGCTTACTGAAAACACCGGTAAATATTGTACGCGTTTCATCTCATTATGGTAATCGTAAACATCCTACCCTAGGTTTTACCAAACTACATAGAGGAATAGATTTTGCTGCACCAGATGGTACTCCAATTTACGCTGCCGGTGATGGCGTTATTACAGAAATAGGTTGGAAATCTGGTTACGGTAAATTTATTCAGATTAAACATAGTTCTAATTTATCAACTGCATATGCTCACGCTAGTAATTTTGCCAAGAATCTTCATGCAGGCAGTAAAGTTAAACAAGGGCAGGTAATAGCCTATGTTGGTCGTACAGGTAGAACTACTGGCTCGCATCTGCATTATGAAGTTAAAATCGCGGGCAAACATGTAAATCCTATGTCAATAAAAACTACTCCTGGGATTGAATTAACTGGCAAGAAATTAGCTCAATTCCAGAACTTTAAAAATAAAATTAGGGCTTTAAGTACTAAACTTGAAGCTACACCGATTCTTGCAGCAGACCGTGATGTTACTTTATCCGCACGCTAA
- the fliN gene encoding flagellar motor switch protein FliN → MTKDNNNVDQELTLEALYDVPVQVSVVLGRTTMQLSHILKLGRGAVIELERGVGEPIDVYVNNKIVAKGEIVVVDSKIGVTLTEVVASDKER, encoded by the coding sequence ATGACAAAAGACAATAATAATGTGGATCAAGAACTAACACTAGAAGCGTTATATGATGTGCCGGTGCAAGTTTCAGTAGTACTAGGAAGAACTACAATGCAGCTTAGTCATATATTGAAACTTGGTCGTGGAGCTGTAATAGAGCTTGAGCGTGGTGTAGGAGAACCAATTGATGTCTATGTAAATAATAAAATTGTTGCTAAAGGCGAAATAGTAGTAGTAGATAGTAAAATCGGGGTAACTTTAACAGAGGTAGTTGCAAGTGATAAAGAAAGATAA
- a CDS encoding DUF3035 domain-containing protein has product MKHRYITHSTMFKIQTADKSNLSQQKWFFEKGILQVMLMLALLSSCNKRVKETIGIVTPGPDEYQVQRSKAIDVPPHYYLQKPIDTPIATDVSKVLTPNSVNLDEAEQALLNEVNNK; this is encoded by the coding sequence ATGAAACACAGATATATAACACACTCAACTATGTTTAAGATTCAAACAGCAGATAAAAGTAATCTATCACAACAAAAGTGGTTTTTTGAAAAAGGCATATTACAGGTTATGCTAATGCTAGCCTTACTGTCATCATGCAACAAGCGGGTAAAAGAAACTATAGGGATAGTGACTCCTGGTCCTGATGAATATCAGGTACAACGAAGTAAAGCGATTGATGTGCCACCACATTATTACTTACAAAAACCAATTGATACACCAATTGCAACAGATGTCAGTAAAGTATTAACACCGAATTCTGTAAATTTAGATGAAGCTGAGCAAGCTTTATTGAATGAAGTAAATAATAAATAA